CCATCTGACGGCCTTCGGAACTGACTTCGTCACACCGCCGAACAGGCTCGACTTCAGGGCGTTGAATTACAGCGGTTTAAGGGACAACGTTGCCATAGTTTCAACCATCATTGTGGCGCTCTGTCTGTACTCGTTCACATTAGCCCTGATAAAGATTGCTGAGCGTGTAGGGAAAAGGAAGGTTAGTAGACATCATCAATTATCCAGATCTTTATAATCTGTTGACTTCTATTTCTCTTCCATTTTTCTCCAGTATTGATGTTTATTCAATATAATTTGGCAGTTGCAGACATGCTAGTATCACAAAGGGGTAGCTCTGCTGATAAGGGCAATGTGTCATTAACAAGGAAGATTTTCATAAGTCAATGTTGTTAGTATGCATATTTCTATGATATCTTTAGCTTCAGTAAGACTATGATATAGTATCAGCtgtgagaggtcagggtcagtaTGTACATTCATGTTCTATATCTTCACACTTTGTTGCAGTTACATCACGCTGTAAGGTTGGACGACCTTCAGAACGGCTACCAGTACCGCCTGCTCATCTGGACAGGTGCAGCTAGGCATGCTGGGACAGAGTCCACCGTTGCCTTCAAGCTCCTCGGCGATGCAGCAAACTCCGATGTGAGAGTGGTCAACATCGCAGAGAAGGTTAGGACGTCAAATTTTGCACTGGCTTCTCCTATGATCATTTCATTACCCAACTTCCCACTGAAGATTTATTGTGgaattttgttgctgttttatcCACTGAGGACTTCTTGTAGTACATTCATTTACGGCAGGTCCCAATAGGAGgaatttttgttgctgttttagGTATTTACCCAAGGCAGCCAGGTGACCCTGATCTTCAGCGCAGCAGAACAGCTGGGTAACGTGGAGCAGCTGCAGCTCATGCACGACAGCAGTGGGGAGGGGAGCCGTGCATCGTGGCACGTGGAGAGAGCAGCGGTGCAGGATCTCACCACAGGCAAACTGTGAGTTCAGTCCGACTTTCCTTGGCTGTCTAGATTCATCCAGGTCCTTGTCCAATAATTCAACGTCCAATTGCTTGCGTTAGGCAACACATAAGGTGTGGTTCTTTTCTTTGTCTCAAAGCCTTACAGCTAACATAGTGAGATTTATTTCCCTtttgttggaactgcaggtcCTATTTCTTCTGCGGCGAGTGGCTGGCAGCCGACCGCGGGGACGGACAGGTGGTGAAGACCTTTCCTGTCGCCTCTGAGGAGGACCTGCGATCCTTCGGGTTCCTGTTCCCGGCAAGTCTGCGGAGTAATCTGGCAGAGGAGCACCTCTTCCTGTCCGTCGCTATCATGCCTGAAGGTAACATTTCGCTTACTGAACTGGGGAATCATAATACAAGATTTAAGATATGTCTGAAATTTCCCTGATTATAGTAATTTTGATATATTTATTACTGTTCACATCAGGCTTAACTGTATTTTAAATGCATGAATACCTCTTGCTTTTAATGTTAAATCAGGTGTATCAAGTGTGTTGCTTTGGTTTTATTCTTTATCACAAAACCGACTTGTTCTGATGGAAAATGTCCCTGCTATGTTTCCTTTACAGATAGCATCTTCACCCGCAGCCAGAGGCTCGGCTGCTGCCTGAGTCTCCTCCTCATGTCCATGGTGTCCAGCGCCATGTGGCTAAGGGACGAAATAAAAACCCAGGTTGTGCAGGCCGTCAACCTGGGGCCATTCTCCTTCACCCTGAATGGAGTCTACACGGGAATCATGACCAGCCTCACCTGCCTTCCCGTCATCGGGGCCATAGTCCTGCTGTTCCAGTACAGCCGACCCAGCAACAAGGGCGACCGGCGGGTCAGAGATGTGGAGATGGGTGTTTCGGCTGAGGCACCCACGCAGCAAGGACCAGCCAAGGGCCTGCCACACTGGTGCAAGTACGTGGCCTGGGTGCTGGTGGTGCTGTCTGCCGTGGGTTCAGCTGTCTTCACCGTGCTGTACAGTGTAGAATGGGGCAAGGACAAGTCCGAAAGGTGGCTGTCTGCGTACTTCTTAGCTTTTTTGGCGGACATCTTCGTCATGCAACCAGGAAAGGTAAGGATATGTTCTCTGTTGATTTCAATTGTAacctccacctaaaaaaaattagaaaagaggtattcccaagattgtcttgagcACCTAGTGttaataaatgtaatacaattcagatatttaggtacacaatcttgagaaggcctctataacaacgtttctttgaggtggcggtaaaatggcacctggtggaattatgagcatgcatgttacatgtagttgtataaGGTATCTGGCCACAAAGACAATTTCTAGCTAGTTTAATACAACCTGACCTACTCAGAACAGTTTGTATGAAGCCACATCCTGTCAGAAACTCTAACAACTAAATAATGCTTTTATCTTACAGATATTTCTCCTCACCATCGTGACTTGCTTTGTTGGCAAGACGAAAGCCGTCaagaagatttttaaaaagaagcGGGGCCCCGCTTTCATTAAAGCAAGCGTGGTGTCTTCACAAAGGGAGGCAGATTTCAACTGTAAGTTTCAGCTCATCTGTTTGCGGAAAAGAACAATTACCATAAAGACTGAAGTAAACTGTGCGCATGTTACCACATGTTTGACGGAAGCCATTTTGTGTAGTTTCAGTGTGCTCCCAGTCATACGCTGTATTCTGAATTGATCTTATTTTTTGTTGCTTCAGTCTTTTGTCCAGGTTTTGAACTTTTGTCTTCTATCAAATACAGACCTCTTGATATTTTATGCTTTCTAAAGGCGATGCATTTCGCATGAGGAGGAAGATGGAGCGACTTTCAATGAGGTCCCTCGCCAACATCAAACAAGCGAGAATGAGGCAGCGCAGGGACAGGAGATTTGGGGAAACCGTGTGGGACATCGCATGGTTCTGCTGTTTCCTCCTGCTCGTGATCAGCATTGCCAACGAATACCACAACACCACAGAGGGTTTCCATCAGACACTGAGCACAACCAACACCTTCCTGCAGTCTGTGGACGACGTGAGTTCcttagtagtatccagtattttaTTATTTTGCTGCTAAGGTCCCTGACACGGGTGTTGGCATCATGTCTTTCCTGACATACTCCAGCCAAGATTTCCTGGGTGTACCCCTCCTTCTGCTACCGGCAGCTGTAGACAAACTTTAAAAACATTTGAAGCCAGTGGAAAGCCATTAGTGTTGACACATTTACAAAAtagatctacatctacataggatacccccaaatgaccccgcgaggggcaaaagtagggggggagctgaggctcccgggttagggcgggcaggccgcctgcctggcacggaagtgctcaacgttgggagcgcttacaaccgtgccaggcagggcattccactcgggaattgtgcgtgggaaaaaagaatgtttgtagatatcggtgcgtgcaaatatgtgttgatatttgaagtcgtgactaccccgggtgcgcccttgggcaggcttcagaatattgctggcgtctatgttaatattattgttgactactttatagaaaaaaggagaggcgggcgttcctcctcctttcggagagcgggcgccactgcaggtctgaaagcatttgtgtcacgctgctagtctgccggtagtcatttagggtcactcgggctgccctgcgctggacggcctccaccgcctgtatccctttgttggtgtacgggtcccagacgatggcactatattccaagtgaggccgtaccagccctttgtaacaagtggccttgaccctagatggacaatgggtcaagttgcgccgaatgactcctaggaccttaccagctttgctagtggcgtggttgatatgggtgtcccaccgcaaatcgtcggacagttgtactccaagataggggtgggacttaacaccggtaagggcttctccacagagggagtactgagttatgatggggtgctttttacgggtgatatggaggatgtgacatttagaggggttgaacgacatgagccaacgattttgccattctgttagcgcatcgaggtcagactgcagcccttgtgcgtcagaaggcttgctgatagttcgataaatcaagcaatcgtcagcaaacagtcgaacatgtgagtctacggaatcgggtaggtcattaatgtagagcaggaatagcagagggcctaacacagtaccctgcggaactccagaggtgaccttgacagctttagatgttccaccgtcaaagacaacgctctgggttctctccgtaaggaaggccctaagccaagactgaaggaggccagaaataccatagtgctcgagcttgctcagcagacgttcgtgtggcacagtatcgaatgctttgctaaagtcaagcaccgcggcatcgacctgtttgttctggtccatgttcttggccaggtcttggagggtaagcaccagctggctctcgcaggacagacccttcctgaagccgtgttgcgcaggggacagaatgccatgagcgtctagatgtttcatcatgtggctgtgcacgatgtgttcgagcactttaccacagaccgatgtcagagacaccggcctatagtttgatggcaaggttctgtccccctttttgaagattggagcgatgttagctgttctccaatcttcaggaacatctcccgtggatattgactgggagaatatgacctgtaatattggcgcaatttgttcggctacggtcttcaggaggcgaggtggtaatccgtctggtcctgtggccttgctggggttaagacaggagagctgtttggctaccccctccactgtgatgttaagggaggggatagttggagctttgggttcgCCAACATCATGATCATAACATGGCTTCAGTGGATGAGGAATCTACAAATACTTTGCAGAATAAACTCACAAGGCTTTGTTTCTTCACAGGTAAATGACCATCTCACCTTCTGGTCCTGGCTGAACGAGACCGCTCTGCACAGCTTCTACCCGGAGACGTCCTACAATGGCGACAAGCCCCGCTGGTTTGAGAGGGGCTTCACAGCAGACATGCAGACAGTCCTGGTCTACCCACCTAGCCTGATCCAAGGCCGAGTAAAGCCAGGTTGGTGGAACCACTTTACGAAACACTTTCTGTGGGCTTGCATGACATGCCTCAATGTCTTCCACAATCATGCAGTCTTACCACAGGAAATGcatgttgtattttgaaaagCTGAAAATTCAAAGTATCATTATTTCACACTATTCAAAAGAATCAATCGATGTTTACATAGttcgcaaaaaaaaagataaatgtaataccaaaatagcaaaataaCCAAGGAGGTAATAGCACCAGTAACATCCTCGAAATAGCAATGTAATTAAGTGACTGACtgatttttcatgttttcttctcCTGTCTTCCTAGAACTGTGCGCGGTGCCTGTGACAATGCAGCACTCGTTGGGCGAATGTTCACCAGGGTATGGTGAACATGCCAAGGAGACTGGAGCGTTTGAAGAGGGATGGAAGAGGGTCAGGAACACGTCAGCGATGGAATCAGCAGCCCCTGGATGGATCCACCTCCCCAGTGGCTACCCCAGCCTCCCCATCTACGGTGTGACGACGCACTACTGGGGAGACGGCTTCGGTCTGCACCTGGGAAAATCAGCAGACGAGATGCGAGGCATCCTAGCAGACCTGAAGGCAAACCGTTGGATCGACAAGCGCACGAGGGTCATAATCTTGGAAGCGATGCTCTACAATGGAAACGTGGATCTGTTCACATCGCTGACGGTGGTGTTCGAATTCTCCGAGACGGCCGGAGTTTTCTCCCGTCACCACGTGCAGACCTTCCGACTTCATCAACGGCCGGGGACAATCGGGTACGTCTACGTCCTGATGGAAATCATTTACGTCATCATTCTCCTCTACTCACTGTGGAAAGAGGCAAAAAAGGCACGCGCAGCCGGCTTGGCCTACCTGAAGGGGGCATGGAATATTGTCGAAATCTTCAACTTTTTCTTGGCATTCACTGTCATTGCCTTATATGGCTTTAAGACATCCCACAGCTCCAGGGCTCTGGCGGCGATCAAGGAAGGGAAAGGTTTGTAACACATTTCTGCAAACAATAATTACATGAAAGTTGCAATTCTACATTGCTCCATGTTTGCAAATGTGAAAAAGTGCTCTTGTGATCCTTTAGTTTCCAGAGACTATGGGGAAGTGCTCTCGGTCACACTGATTGTAAATTGTTGGAATTAACACTCTACTTAACGATAATCATATTGTTCTTTTAAAGATCAAGTCCGCCATTTCCGATCAGCGGTGAACATGAGCCAGGTTTACGGCTGGTTCCTGGCCTTCTTAGCGTTTGTCAACATGATGAAGCTCCTCCGGCTGTTGAGGTTTAACCCGTTCCTCGCCAAGCTGATGTCCGTGTTCCGCGGGATGGCGGGGGAGTTCTCTTCCTTCTCTGTCTACTTGTTCCTCTGCATGTCAGCTTTCTGCTTCTTTGGATATCTCAAGTTCGGCCTTATTGTGACAGAGTACAGGTAAGAAAACATATTCTAGTATCTTGTGGCtaaaaaaaaggatgatttcCCATTTTCAACGTAGGTTGCGAGTGCTTGGAATTAAAACCATCTCAtcacaatgttgttgttttttcagctCCATCAGCAAGTCCTTCTCCACATTGTTCCAGATGTCTCTGGGAAACTTCTACTACTACCAAC
This genomic stretch from Branchiostoma floridae strain S238N-H82 chromosome 13, Bfl_VNyyK, whole genome shotgun sequence harbors:
- the LOC118428623 gene encoding polycystic kidney disease protein 1-like 2, with the protein product MGAMSPGAPAVTIERGGVTLRTQRVWGDQFGGQVVQTGNGSFHVPSRAELFGDYTPHNVAIKLTQFQQNPFTWGHGEYQTRSSVMELSLLQNDIPVAFNNLTEDFAITIPVGPGNKPATTIVTFPAPGNQSSSYHLLKLNNTAEGFLVTITPLNTSVVYGVWGRYGGRPDDQNYNMSMKTYVLPEQCALMKTLSGDDDAEKTEATMFIPGEDHPADYYINVHVLGQVTECDIEEGADEKESHTNDVYAYRIQWARLSCVYWSETQEDWRTDGCTINKQSTIASTICHCNHLTAFGTDFVTPPNRLDFRALNYSGLRDNVAIVSTIIVALCLYSFTLALIKIAERVGKRKLHHAVRLDDLQNGYQYRLLIWTGAARHAGTESTVAFKLLGDAANSDVRVVNIAEKVFTQGSQVTLIFSAAEQLGNVEQLQLMHDSSGEGSRASWHVERAAVQDLTTGKLSYFFCGEWLAADRGDGQVVKTFPVASEEDLRSFGFLFPASLRSNLAEEHLFLSVAIMPEDSIFTRSQRLGCCLSLLLMSMVSSAMWLRDEIKTQVVQAVNLGPFSFTLNGVYTGIMTSLTCLPVIGAIVLLFQYSRPSNKGDRRVRDVEMGVSAEAPTQQGPAKGLPHWL
- the LOC118428624 gene encoding polycystic kidney disease 2-like 2 protein → MRQRRDRRFGETVWDIAWFCCFLLLVISIANEYHNTTEGFHQTLSTTNTFLQSVDDVNDHLTFWSWLNETALHSFYPETSYNGDKPRWFERGFTADMQTVLVYPPSLIQGRVKPELCAVPVTMQHSLGECSPGYGEHAKETGAFEEGWKRVRNTSAMESAAPGWIHLPSGYPSLPIYGVTTHYWGDGFGLHLGKSADEMRGILADLKANRWIDKRTRVIILEAMLYNGNVDLFTSLTVVFEFSETAGVFSRHHVQTFRLHQRPGTIGYVYVLMEIIYVIILLYSLWKEAKKARAAGLAYLKGAWNIVEIFNFFLAFTVIALYGFKTSHSSRALAAIKEGKGL